One part of the Sphingopyxis sp. PAMC25046 genome encodes these proteins:
- a CDS encoding phytoene desaturase: protein MTRAIVIGAGIGGLALAIRLQSAGLDTLLVEARDRPGGRAYVFEKDGFTFDAGPTVITDPACLAELWELSGQRLERDVDLVPVSPFYRLSWPDGSTFDYGNDKEALARQIAALDPADVAGYERFLRYSASVYEEGYVKLGAVPFLDFRSMLKAAPALLRHRAWRSVYKTVASYVRSEKLREALSFHTLLVGGNPMATSSIYALIHKLEQDGGVWYARGGTNRLVAGMAALFERLGGTLRLGNPVARIDTEGDRVTGIVTRSGFTARADLVASNADLMHSYRDLLAHPRGKCEAKRLARKSWSPSLFVLHLGVRGAFPEIPHHMILFGPRYRGLLDDIYRNGTLADDFSLYLHHPSASDPGVAPAGHSSFYALAPVPHRGHAPLDWEVEGPKLAKRIIAEIGRRLIPDLGEQIVTQIQYAPPDFEQDLAAHLGSAFSLTPTLLQSAYFRGHNRDARIENLYFTGAGTHPGAGIPGVVASAKATASLILGDFGIRTAAARDPGARDRIFSGRNDAAGDVMPG, encoded by the coding sequence ATGACCCGCGCGATCGTCATAGGTGCCGGCATCGGCGGCCTTGCGCTCGCCATCCGTCTCCAGTCGGCGGGCCTCGATACGCTGCTTGTCGAAGCGCGCGACCGGCCGGGCGGTCGCGCCTATGTCTTCGAGAAGGACGGCTTCACTTTCGATGCCGGGCCGACGGTGATCACCGATCCGGCCTGTCTTGCCGAGCTTTGGGAACTGAGCGGCCAGCGGCTCGAGCGCGATGTCGATCTCGTTCCGGTCTCGCCCTTTTACCGGCTGAGCTGGCCCGACGGATCGACCTTCGATTATGGCAATGACAAGGAGGCGCTCGCCCGTCAGATCGCCGCGCTCGATCCCGCCGATGTGGCGGGATATGAGCGATTTCTTCGCTATTCCGCGTCGGTTTACGAGGAAGGCTATGTGAAGCTCGGCGCCGTGCCCTTCCTCGATTTCCGCTCGATGCTGAAGGCGGCACCCGCTCTTTTGCGGCACCGTGCCTGGCGCTCGGTCTATAAAACCGTCGCGAGCTATGTTCGGAGCGAGAAGCTGCGCGAGGCTCTATCCTTCCACACCTTGCTTGTTGGCGGCAACCCGATGGCGACGAGCAGCATCTATGCGCTCATCCACAAGCTCGAACAGGATGGCGGCGTCTGGTATGCGCGCGGCGGCACCAACCGGCTCGTCGCCGGCATGGCCGCGCTGTTCGAGCGCCTCGGCGGCACGCTGAGGCTCGGCAATCCCGTCGCCCGCATCGACACCGAGGGCGACCGCGTGACCGGCATCGTGACGCGAAGCGGGTTTACGGCGCGCGCCGATCTTGTCGCCTCGAACGCCGATCTCATGCACAGCTACCGCGACCTGCTCGCGCATCCGCGCGGGAAGTGCGAAGCCAAGCGCCTTGCGCGCAAGAGCTGGTCGCCGAGCCTCTTCGTTCTCCATCTGGGGGTTCGCGGCGCCTTCCCCGAGATACCCCACCATATGATATTGTTCGGTCCACGCTACCGCGGTCTTCTCGACGACATCTACCGGAACGGGACGCTCGCCGATGATTTCTCGCTCTACCTTCATCACCCGAGCGCAAGCGATCCGGGCGTCGCGCCGGCGGGCCACAGCAGCTTCTACGCGCTTGCGCCGGTTCCGCATCGCGGCCACGCCCCACTCGACTGGGAGGTCGAAGGGCCCAAATTGGCGAAGCGTATCATCGCCGAGATCGGGCGGCGCCTGATCCCGGACCTTGGCGAGCAGATCGTCACGCAAATCCAATATGCGCCGCCCGACTTCGAACAGGATCTCGCCGCGCATCTCGGGAGCGCCTTCAGCCTTACGCCAACACTGCTGCAGAGCGCCTATTTTCGGGGGCACAACCGCGACGCGCGCATCGAGAACCTTTATTTTACCGGCGCGGGCACGCATCCCGGCGCGGGTATTCCGGGGGTCGTCGCGAGCGCGAAGGCGACGGCGAGCCTCATTCTCGGCGACTTCGGCATCAGAACTGCGGCAGCCCGCGATCCGGGCGCTCGCGACCGAATATTCTCCGGGCGTAATGACGCGGCAGGAGATGTCATGCCCGGCTGA
- a CDS encoding usg protein, translating into MTDRALIAQLDGYGLTTAEIHYYRPDHPSLLQLYVWQDYDLPPDFPVLFDFLAMWRRQIEAALHSVRIAHDALIGPAEWRAADIIRSLD; encoded by the coding sequence ATGACCGACCGCGCGCTGATCGCGCAGCTGGACGGCTATGGGCTAACGACCGCGGAGATCCATTATTACCGGCCCGATCATCCTTCGCTGCTCCAGCTGTACGTCTGGCAGGACTATGATCTTCCGCCCGACTTCCCGGTGCTGTTCGATTTTCTGGCGATGTGGCGGCGCCAGATCGAAGCCGCGCTCCATTCGGTCCGCATCGCGCATGACGCGCTGATCGGGCCCGCCGAGTGGCGCGCGGCGGACATCATTCGCTCGCTCGATTAG
- the hemH gene encoding ferrochelatase has product MPTGHPAVPVDRIGVLLVNLGTPDAPTSSAVRRNLAEFLSDRRVVELPSLIWQPILRGIVLAVRPRKSARAYREIWTSEGSPLAAITRRQARALQASLGGDAVVAHAMRYGSGSISDGIDTLLAAGCRRILVAPLYPQYCAATTASVGDAVQAHMARLRWQPALRVLPPYYDDDRHVEALASSLGRAIGGLAFVPDTIVASFHGMPERTLRLGDPYHCMCRKTARRLGEVLGNNVIPSFQSRFGQAKWLTPATDMMLETLGREGRSVAVIAPGFAADCLETLEEIAIRGREQFLAAGGRHFAYVPCLNDSDVGMDMLAALIRSELSGWL; this is encoded by the coding sequence TTGCCAACGGGTCACCCCGCCGTGCCGGTCGACCGCATCGGCGTGCTTCTTGTAAATCTCGGGACGCCAGACGCGCCGACGAGCAGTGCGGTCCGGCGCAATCTCGCGGAGTTTCTTTCCGACCGGCGCGTTGTCGAACTGCCCTCGCTGATCTGGCAACCGATCCTGCGCGGGATCGTCCTAGCCGTTCGGCCGCGGAAATCCGCGCGTGCCTACCGCGAAATCTGGACGTCAGAGGGCTCGCCGCTCGCCGCGATCACCCGCCGCCAGGCAAGGGCGCTTCAGGCTTCGCTCGGAGGCGATGCGGTGGTCGCGCATGCGATGCGCTATGGTAGCGGCTCGATCTCGGACGGCATCGACACGCTTCTTGCGGCAGGATGTCGCCGCATTCTCGTTGCGCCTCTTTATCCTCAATATTGCGCCGCAACGACCGCGAGCGTTGGCGATGCCGTCCAGGCGCATATGGCGCGCCTGCGCTGGCAGCCGGCGCTGCGTGTCCTTCCGCCCTATTATGATGACGATCGCCATGTCGAGGCGCTGGCGTCGTCGCTCGGACGTGCGATCGGCGGCCTCGCCTTTGTGCCCGATACGATCGTCGCGAGCTTCCACGGCATGCCCGAGCGCACCCTTCGTCTCGGCGATCCCTATCACTGCATGTGCCGCAAGACCGCGCGTCGGTTGGGCGAAGTTCTGGGGAATAATGTTATTCCGAGCTTTCAGTCGCGCTTCGGCCAGGCCAAATGGCTTACCCCGGCAACCGACATGATGCTCGAAACGCTAGGGCGCGAAGGCCGGTCGGTGGCCGTGATCGCGCCGGGATTCGCCGCGGATTGCCTCGAAACCCTCGAGGAAATCGCCATCCGCGGACGCGAGCAGTTCCTTGCCGCCGGCGGACGCCATTTCGCTTATGTGCCCTGTCTCAACGATAGCGATGTCGGGATGGATATGCTCGCCGCCCTGATAAGGAGCGAGCTTTCGGGCTGGCTTTGA
- a CDS encoding FAD-dependent oxidoreductase: protein MRVAIIGAGIAGLACARRLRDAGLEATLFDKSRGIGGRLATRRANPGNPEVAFDHGATHFTARSEGFTRLVAAWEKAGLAARWPAAGADSWVGTPAMTTPLKALAHDLDVRLSRPVTALTKSHAGWTLHSEAKRLGKYDAAVIAIPAEQAAPLLSLHDFEMARAAMAVRYNPCWTAMFAFDERIEELPDFLRGAGSLVTAARESAKPGRAPGERWVVQADWSWSEAHLACDGASVAPALLAELGKIAGRDLPTPSHIAAHRWLFSQPSGQDLKLLWNAAIGLGACGDWLYHGFAEYAWLSGHILGAAIAAGAPQ, encoded by the coding sequence ATGCGGGTTGCGATCATCGGAGCGGGTATTGCGGGGCTCGCCTGCGCCAGGCGGCTGCGCGATGCAGGGCTGGAGGCGACACTCTTTGACAAATCCCGCGGCATCGGCGGCCGCCTCGCGACCCGCCGCGCCAATCCGGGCAACCCCGAGGTCGCATTCGATCATGGCGCAACGCATTTCACGGCACGCTCGGAAGGCTTTACCAGGCTCGTAGCAGCGTGGGAGAAGGCAGGCCTCGCCGCGCGTTGGCCGGCCGCCGGCGCGGACAGCTGGGTTGGCACGCCGGCAATGACCACGCCGCTCAAAGCTCTCGCGCACGATCTCGATGTCCGCCTGTCGCGACCGGTCACTGCCCTCACCAAATCGCACGCGGGCTGGACGCTCCACAGCGAGGCCAAACGGCTCGGTAAATATGATGCGGCGGTGATCGCCATCCCCGCCGAGCAAGCGGCTCCGCTTTTGTCGCTCCATGATTTCGAGATGGCGCGCGCAGCCATGGCGGTGCGCTACAATCCCTGCTGGACCGCGATGTTCGCCTTCGATGAGCGGATCGAGGAGCTTCCCGATTTCCTCCGCGGCGCTGGTTCACTCGTGACGGCCGCACGCGAAAGTGCAAAGCCCGGCCGCGCGCCGGGCGAGCGGTGGGTCGTGCAAGCCGACTGGTCGTGGTCGGAAGCACATCTCGCCTGCGACGGCGCGAGCGTGGCGCCAGCGCTTCTCGCCGAACTAGGCAAGATCGCCGGTCGCGACTTGCCCACCCCAAGCCATATCGCGGCCCATCGCTGGCTATTCTCGCAGCCCTCGGGACAGGATCTGAAGCTGCTCTGGAACGCTGCCATTGGTCTCGGCGCCTGCGGCGACTGGCTCTATCACGGCTTTGCCGAATATGCGTGGCTGTCGGGCCATATACTCGGCGCGGCGATCGCCGCCGGGGCGCCGCAATGA
- a CDS encoding putative quinol monooxygenase translates to MKILIQAVIDIDPETRGEALAGARGWIEGALAQPGCLAYDWTADPHVATRIHVFEEWDGEAALAAHLAGPQYRGMLGHIGAFGVRSSSSRKFGVSREGPVYNSHGVASAAFD, encoded by the coding sequence ATGAAGATCCTGATCCAGGCGGTCATCGATATCGATCCCGAGACGCGCGGAGAGGCGCTGGCGGGCGCGCGCGGCTGGATCGAAGGCGCGCTCGCCCAGCCGGGCTGTCTGGCTTACGACTGGACCGCCGATCCGCATGTGGCCACGCGCATCCACGTGTTCGAGGAATGGGACGGCGAAGCTGCGCTCGCAGCGCATCTGGCCGGGCCGCAGTACAGGGGAATGCTGGGGCATATCGGCGCGTTTGGTGTACGTTCCTCCTCAAGCCGCAAGTTCGGTGTGTCGCGCGAAGGCCCTGTTTACAACAGCCACGGCGTGGCAAGTGCCGCCTTCGACTAG
- a CDS encoding fasciclin domain-containing protein — MAISRISLSLAAAALALAGGIAAAKNPMVGGAAMYETKTIVENAANSKDHTTLVAAVKAAGLAETLSGVGPFTVFAPTNAAFAKLPAGTVDTLLKPENKAMLTGILTYHVVPGRLTATDIAAQAKANGGKAVLTTVQGAMLTVWEKDGSWYVSDAKGGMAKIGPADVLQSNGVIHVIDGVLLSA, encoded by the coding sequence ATGGCTATTTCCCGTATCTCTCTTTCGCTCGCCGCAGCAGCGCTCGCGCTCGCCGGCGGCATTGCAGCCGCCAAGAACCCGATGGTCGGCGGCGCCGCGATGTATGAGACCAAGACCATCGTCGAAAATGCCGCCAATTCGAAAGATCACACGACGCTGGTCGCGGCGGTCAAGGCCGCCGGCCTCGCCGAGACCCTTTCGGGAGTCGGCCCGTTCACGGTCTTTGCGCCTACCAACGCTGCCTTTGCCAAGCTTCCCGCCGGCACCGTCGATACGCTGCTCAAGCCCGAGAACAAGGCGATGCTGACGGGCATATTGACCTATCATGTCGTGCCGGGCCGCCTGACCGCGACCGATATTGCCGCGCAGGCCAAGGCCAATGGCGGCAAGGCGGTGCTTACCACGGTGCAGGGCGCCATGCTCACCGTCTGGGAGAAGGATGGCAGCTGGTATGTGAGCGACGCCAAGGGCGGCATGGCGAAGATCGGCCCTGCCGACGTTCTTCAGTCGAACGGCGTGATCCACGTCATCGACGGCGTGCTGCTTTCCGCCTAA
- the groES gene encoding co-chaperone GroES codes for MHFRPLHDRVVVRRIEAEEKTSGGIIIPDTAKEKPQEGEVVAVGPGVRAEDGTVTALDVQAGDRILFGKWSGTEVRIDGEELLIMKESDILGVIEEAEALKKAA; via the coding sequence ATGCATTTCCGTCCCTTGCACGACCGTGTGGTCGTCCGCCGCATCGAAGCCGAGGAAAAGACCTCGGGCGGCATCATCATCCCCGACACCGCCAAGGAAAAGCCACAGGAAGGCGAAGTCGTCGCCGTCGGCCCGGGCGTTCGCGCCGAGGACGGCACGGTCACCGCGCTCGACGTTCAGGCCGGCGACCGGATCCTGTTCGGCAAATGGTCGGGCACCGAGGTGCGCATCGACGGCGAGGAACTGCTCATCATGAAGGAGAGCGACATCCTCGGCGTGATCGAAGAGGCCGAGGCGCTCAAGAAGGCGGCCTGA
- a CDS encoding deoxyribodipyrimidine photo-lyase, translating into MPPAILWLRQDLRITDHPALLAAIAEGPVIPLYILDDESPGTRAIGGAQRWWLHHSLTALDASLRKRGSRLVRRRGPAAEILERVAAEAESTRVHATRCYEPWWRRCEDALDARLALRFHDGNYLAPPESITNAQGARYRVFTPWYRALLGRMPPALPYAAPDHIPAPGVWPASDNLADWGLTPTSPDWTTGFGDWSPGEKGAWRALRDWRPLAGDYKSRRDFPSLPATSRLSPHLHFGEISPRSIWHALGERDDAGAETFRSELGWREHGINLVDQMSDYGDRNGRPTFDNFGWRSGPEADRDFAAWTRGRTGYPAVDAGMRELWHTGWMHNRVRMVTASFLVKHLLIDWRRGERWFWDTLLDADLGSNAMNWQYVAGTGVDAPVFSRIMSPLLQSERFAMGDYVRTYVPELAHLSDAEITAAHGQEAGVPAYPAPLIGHEAARARALTAWEALRS; encoded by the coding sequence ATGCCGCCCGCCATATTGTGGCTCCGTCAGGACCTCCGCATCACCGACCATCCGGCGCTCCTCGCGGCGATCGCCGAAGGTCCGGTCATTCCGCTCTACATATTGGACGACGAGAGCCCCGGAACGCGCGCGATCGGCGGCGCGCAGCGCTGGTGGCTCCATCACAGCCTCACCGCGCTCGATGCGAGCCTTCGCAAACGCGGCAGCCGGCTCGTCCGGCGCCGCGGCCCTGCCGCCGAAATACTCGAACGCGTCGCGGCGGAAGCCGAGAGCACAAGGGTTCACGCGACCCGCTGCTACGAGCCTTGGTGGCGGCGCTGCGAAGACGCGCTGGACGCTAGGCTTGCGCTGCGGTTCCATGACGGCAATTATCTCGCGCCGCCCGAGAGTATCACCAATGCGCAAGGCGCCCGCTACCGCGTTTTCACGCCTTGGTATCGCGCGCTTCTGGGGCGCATGCCGCCCGCCCTTCCCTATGCGGCGCCCGACCATATTCCGGCGCCTGGCGTCTGGCCGGCGTCGGACAATCTTGCCGATTGGGGGCTGACCCCGACCAGCCCCGACTGGACCACAGGATTTGGCGACTGGAGCCCGGGCGAGAAGGGCGCCTGGCGGGCGCTGCGCGACTGGCGGCCGCTTGCCGGCGACTATAAGTCCCGTCGCGATTTTCCCTCGCTCCCCGCGACATCGCGGCTGTCGCCGCATCTTCATTTCGGCGAAATAAGCCCCCGGTCGATCTGGCATGCGCTCGGCGAGCGCGACGATGCGGGTGCCGAAACCTTTCGGTCGGAGCTCGGCTGGCGCGAACATGGCATCAATCTCGTCGACCAGATGTCCGATTATGGCGATCGAAACGGGCGCCCCACCTTCGATAATTTCGGCTGGCGGAGCGGCCCCGAAGCCGACCGGGACTTTGCTGCCTGGACCCGGGGACGGACCGGCTACCCGGCGGTCGACGCGGGCATGCGCGAGCTCTGGCACACGGGCTGGATGCACAACCGCGTGCGGATGGTCACCGCCTCCTTCCTCGTCAAACATCTGCTGATCGACTGGCGCCGCGGTGAACGCTGGTTCTGGGACACGCTGCTCGACGCCGATCTCGGGTCGAATGCAATGAACTGGCAATATGTCGCGGGCACCGGCGTCGACGCGCCGGTCTTCTCGCGCATCATGTCGCCGCTGCTCCAGAGCGAGCGGTTCGCGATGGGCGATTATGTCCGCACCTATGTTCCGGAGCTTGCACATCTGTCGGATGCCGAGATCACCGCCGCCCATGGACAGGAGGCCGGGGTGCCCGCCTATCCCGCGCCGCTTATCGGCCATGAGGCGGCGCGGGCGCGCGCCCTGACTGCCTGGGAAGCGCTGCGCAGCTAG
- a CDS encoding Hsp20 family protein has translation MRTDFDFTPYRRSTVGFDHLFDLLEKGQRGETSDGYPAFDIVREADDRFRVTLAVPGFKADEIEIVAQQNQLSVTGKPAEEDATRAYLHRGIARRAFERRFQLADYIEVGRASFADGLLTIELSRVVPEAMKPRKIEIGSSAGKAQRIEAPKDKALENA, from the coding sequence ATGAGAACCGACTTTGACTTTACCCCCTACCGCCGCTCGACGGTGGGCTTCGATCACCTCTTCGACCTGCTCGAGAAAGGCCAGCGCGGCGAGACGTCCGACGGTTACCCCGCCTTCGACATCGTGCGGGAGGCCGACGACCGTTTCCGCGTCACGCTGGCGGTGCCCGGCTTCAAGGCCGACGAGATCGAGATCGTCGCGCAGCAGAACCAGCTCAGCGTTACCGGCAAGCCCGCCGAGGAGGATGCGACACGCGCCTATCTCCACCGCGGCATCGCCCGCCGCGCGTTCGAGCGCCGTTTCCAGCTCGCCGACTATATCGAGGTCGGGCGCGCGAGCTTCGCCGACGGGCTGCTCACGATCGAACTGAGCCGTGTCGTCCCCGAGGCTATGAAGCCGCGCAAGATCGAGATCGGCAGCAGTGCCGGCAAGGCGCAGCGGATCGAAGCGCCGAAGGATAAGGCGCTCGAGAACGCCTGA
- a CDS encoding nuclear transport factor 2 family protein: MPFEGSFEDRLALRDLLDAYADAVNRADSEAWAATWDEGGRWSLPGFGIFEGKAKIVDTWRAAMRAFPDIVFRAWPGSIEVHGETAAMRSYTEEIFLREGTLHRTLGTYDDVCRRIDGRWLFAERRFRPLPQLSKSEVQS, encoded by the coding sequence ATGCCGTTTGAGGGGTCGTTCGAAGACCGGCTGGCGCTTCGCGACCTGCTCGACGCCTACGCCGATGCGGTCAACCGGGCCGACAGCGAGGCCTGGGCCGCGACTTGGGACGAAGGCGGCCGATGGTCGCTTCCGGGTTTCGGGATCTTCGAGGGCAAGGCGAAGATCGTCGACACCTGGCGCGCGGCGATGCGCGCCTTTCCCGACATCGTCTTTCGCGCCTGGCCGGGTTCGATCGAAGTCCATGGCGAGACCGCGGCCATGCGGTCCTACACCGAGGAAATCTTCCTGCGCGAGGGCACCCTTCACCGGACCCTTGGGACCTATGACGATGTCTGCCGCCGGATTGATGGCCGGTGGCTGTTTGCAGAGCGGCGGTTTCGGCCGTTGCCGCAGCTTTCAAAAAGTGAGGTGCAGTCATGA
- a CDS encoding PAS domain-containing protein, which produces MSLKTMIAASPIAAVISDPRLPDNPIVECNAAFSALTGYGPDEILGRNCRFLSGPDTEPELTETLRAAIREQRPALVEILNYRKDGTPFRNAVLVAPIFGPGGTLEYFLGSQIEVDEAGEAVGGRSARARAQIEALSPRQREVLKLMASGQLNKQIAFSLSLSERTIKMHRAALLRALGVETTADAIRLAVEAGF; this is translated from the coding sequence ATGTCATTGAAGACAATGATCGCGGCCAGCCCGATCGCCGCGGTGATCAGCGACCCGCGTCTGCCTGACAATCCGATCGTCGAGTGCAACGCTGCCTTCTCGGCGCTCACCGGCTATGGACCGGACGAAATCCTTGGGCGCAATTGCCGCTTTCTCTCCGGGCCGGACACCGAACCCGAACTGACCGAGACCTTGCGGGCCGCCATCCGGGAGCAGAGGCCAGCGCTCGTCGAGATCCTCAATTACCGGAAGGACGGAACGCCCTTCCGCAATGCCGTGCTGGTGGCGCCAATCTTTGGCCCCGGCGGCACTCTCGAATATTTTCTCGGCTCGCAAATCGAGGTCGACGAGGCCGGCGAGGCGGTTGGAGGACGGAGCGCGCGAGCGCGCGCCCAGATCGAGGCGCTCTCGCCGAGGCAGCGCGAGGTGCTGAAACTGATGGCGAGCGGCCAGCTCAACAAGCAGATCGCGTTCTCGCTTTCGCTGTCGGAGCGGACGATCAAGATGCACCGCGCCGCGCTGCTGCGTGCGCTCGGCGTCGAGACCACGGCCGATGCAATCCGGCTCGCGGTCGAGGCCGGCTTCTAG
- a CDS encoding SDR family NAD(P)-dependent oxidoreductase, translating into MNGKRALVIGSGGGIGAALVHQLAASGQFDRIYAGNRRLRAAHHSKVTRLTIDILDDDTLADASRQIAQDGALDLLIVATGLLHRGTDIRPEKSLRQLEASVMAEVFAVNSIGPALVAKHFLPLLARRQRGVAIFLSARVGSIADNRLGGWHSYRASKAALNALVRCFAIELGRSNPEAIVAALHPGTVDTPLSEPFQARVAESTLFSADKSAMHILAVIDQLSPMDSGGFFGWDGRPIPY; encoded by the coding sequence TTGAACGGCAAGCGCGCCTTGGTGATCGGAAGCGGCGGCGGCATCGGCGCCGCGCTTGTCCATCAACTGGCAGCGTCTGGTCAATTTGACCGCATATATGCCGGGAACAGGCGGCTCCGTGCGGCGCACCATTCCAAAGTAACTAGGCTGACGATCGACATATTGGACGACGACACGCTGGCCGACGCAAGTCGCCAGATTGCCCAAGATGGCGCTCTCGACCTGTTGATCGTGGCGACGGGGCTCCTGCATCGCGGAACGGACATCCGTCCTGAAAAAAGCCTCCGGCAGCTTGAAGCATCGGTGATGGCCGAGGTCTTCGCTGTGAACAGCATCGGGCCCGCGCTCGTCGCAAAGCATTTTCTTCCCTTGCTTGCCCGGCGGCAACGAGGGGTCGCGATATTCCTTTCTGCTCGCGTTGGTTCGATTGCGGATAACAGACTTGGCGGATGGCACAGCTACCGCGCTTCCAAGGCGGCACTCAATGCTCTGGTGCGATGCTTCGCGATAGAGCTCGGCCGCAGCAATCCCGAAGCAATCGTCGCGGCACTGCACCCCGGGACTGTCGACACGCCGCTCTCGGAGCCGTTTCAGGCGCGAGTAGCTGAATCAACGCTCTTTAGTGCGGATAAAAGCGCGATGCACATCCTGGCCGTCATCGACCAGCTATCGCCGATGGATAGCGGCGGGTTCTTCGGCTGGGATGGAAGGCCTATCCCGTATTGA
- the groL gene encoding chaperonin GroEL (60 kDa chaperone family; promotes refolding of misfolded polypeptides especially under stressful conditions; forms two stacked rings of heptamers to form a barrel-shaped 14mer; ends can be capped by GroES; misfolded proteins enter the barrel where they are refolded when GroES binds), with translation MAAKEVKFASDARDRMLRGVDTLANAVKVTLGPKGRNVVIDKSFGAPRITKDGVTVAKEIELADKFENMGAQMLREVASKQNDKAGDGTTTATVLAQAIVREGSKAVAAGMNPMDVKRGIDLAVTTVVEDLKAHAKKVEANSEIAQVATISANGDEEVGRILAEAMEKVGNEGVITVEEAKSLATELETVEGMQFDRGYLSPYFITNAEKLKVELDDPYILIHEKKLSNLQAMLPLLESVVQSGRPLLIIAEDVEGDALATLVVNRLRGGLKVAAVKAPGFGDRRKAMLEDIAVLTGGNVVSEELGIKLESVTINMLGRAKKVVIDKDNTTIVDGVGSKSDIDGRVAQIRQQIETTTSDYDREKLQERLAKLAGGVAVIRVGGATEVEVKEKKDRVDDALHATRAAVEEGILPGGGIALLRSLKALEGLKAANDDQQSGIDIVRRALRAPARQIADNAGEDGAWIVGKLLESEEYSWGFNAATGEYQDLVKAGVIDPAKVVRTALQDAASVASLLITTEALVAELPKEEKAAPMPAMDF, from the coding sequence ATGGCTGCCAAGGAAGTGAAATTTGCGTCGGACGCGCGTGATCGCATGTTGCGCGGCGTGGATACGCTTGCGAATGCAGTGAAGGTCACGCTGGGGCCGAAGGGCCGCAACGTCGTGATCGACAAAAGCTTCGGTGCGCCGCGCATCACCAAGGACGGCGTCACCGTCGCCAAGGAAATCGAGCTTGCCGACAAGTTCGAGAATATGGGCGCGCAGATGCTGCGCGAAGTCGCATCGAAGCAGAACGACAAGGCCGGCGACGGCACGACCACCGCGACTGTGCTCGCGCAGGCGATCGTTCGCGAAGGCTCGAAGGCGGTCGCCGCGGGCATGAACCCGATGGACGTCAAGCGCGGCATCGATCTCGCCGTCACCACCGTCGTCGAGGATCTCAAGGCGCATGCCAAGAAGGTCGAGGCGAACAGCGAGATCGCGCAGGTCGCGACGATCTCGGCCAATGGCGACGAAGAGGTCGGCCGCATCCTCGCGGAAGCGATGGAAAAGGTCGGCAATGAGGGCGTGATCACGGTCGAGGAGGCGAAGAGCCTCGCGACCGAGCTCGAAACGGTCGAGGGCATGCAGTTCGATCGCGGCTACCTGAGCCCCTATTTCATCACCAATGCCGAGAAGCTGAAGGTCGAGCTCGACGATCCGTACATCCTCATCCACGAGAAGAAGCTCTCGAACCTGCAGGCGATGCTCCCGCTGCTCGAAAGCGTCGTGCAGTCGGGGCGGCCATTGCTCATCATCGCCGAGGATGTCGAGGGCGACGCGCTTGCGACGCTCGTCGTCAATCGCCTCCGCGGCGGGCTCAAGGTCGCGGCGGTCAAGGCGCCGGGCTTCGGCGACCGCCGCAAGGCGATGCTCGAGGATATCGCGGTGCTCACCGGCGGCAATGTCGTCAGCGAGGAACTCGGCATCAAGCTCGAGAGCGTCACGATCAACATGCTCGGACGCGCCAAGAAGGTCGTGATCGACAAGGATAATACGACGATCGTCGACGGCGTCGGTTCGAAGTCGGATATCGACGGCCGGGTCGCGCAGATCCGCCAGCAGATCGAGACGACGACCAGCGATTACGACCGCGAGAAGCTGCAGGAGCGGCTTGCCAAGCTTGCGGGCGGCGTCGCGGTCATCCGCGTCGGCGGCGCGACCGAGGTCGAGGTCAAGGAGAAGAAGGACCGCGTCGACGACGCGCTCCACGCGACCCGCGCGGCGGTCGAGGAAGGCATCCTGCCCGGCGGCGGCATCGCGCTGCTGCGCTCGCTGAAGGCGCTCGAAGGCCTCAAGGCCGCAAACGACGACCAGCAGTCGGGCATCGACATCGTCCGCCGCGCACTCCGCGCCCCGGCGCGCCAGATCGCCGACAATGCCGGCGAGGACGGCGCATGGATCGTCGGCAAGCTCCTCGAAAGCGAGGAGTATAGCTGGGGCTTCAACGCCGCCACCGGCGAGTATCAGGACCTCGTCAAGGCCGGCGTGATCGATCCCGCGAAGGTCGTGCGCACCGCGCTTCAGGATGCCGCGTCGGTCGCGTCTCTGCTGATCACCACGGAGGCGCTCGTCGCCGAGCTGCCGAAGGAAGAGAAGGCCGCGCCGATGCCGGCGATGGATTTCTGA